ACGACGGTATCGTGAGCGTAGAAAGCTCGAAATGGGGACAGTACATTGGTACATTAGACGAGGTCGACCATTTggatttgatcaattggaCGAACAGAGCTCGGAGTACTTTTGATAAAGTAATGTTTGCTCAGGATCCCACATTCAACCCCATTGCATTATATTTAGATATTGCTGACAAATTAGCTGAAAAGGGACTATAAAATAGGACGCCTGAGCCTGAATAATAGACGGATCCAAGCTCTCCGTATTTGATGGCATGTGTTGTTTTGGTATAATATCTCTTGTTTATGATAGTAAAGAAGTGTTTTTTAGTTTCATCTAGGATTAATGGTACGACTAATTCATAGCAATTGTTACACATTTCATTGGTAATGGTATAAATACCCTTCTAAAACCGCATATTTAGAGACAGACTTCTTTGAGAAATACATAAAATAAACAGAACTCAGCACAACCAGAAGAATGTACTGAGTACCTATCTTtataaaaaacaaagagtTTGGGTCTACCATAAGCGAAACTCTGGTGCAAATAAATTAGCCCCATtccaaaatttattaaaaaaaaagaacatatgaatcaacaaaaactgCAAAATTTTCAGAGTATGCAATATATACTCAAGGATTAGCAGTTATAGTCTTGATGAACAGAAACTCGTTGACCCCCCATTTACTGTTAAATCTACCATTTCCACTTGACTTTACTCCACCATGTGGGAGATGAGATTCATCACTAATActtgaattattgatatGAACCCCACCacattcaattcttttcgCCAAATCAATAGCGTTCATTAAATTAGAAGACCAAATAGACGCCTTCAATCCATAATCATCTTCGTTTACTCTATCAACCACAGCATTAACATCAGTAAATTTTTCTATAGCAAAAATAGGCCCAAAACTTTCAGTACTGTTAATCTTCATTTCTGGGGTTACACCTTCCAAAACCATCGGAGAAACaacattatttttcttcacCTCTGAATCGTCTAAATTACCAAAAATCAAGGAAGCACCCTTTTTTAATGCATCATTGAGCAATTCCACCACTTTACTAGCTCCAAGAGGATCGCGATGTGCAATTGAATAGTCTGGATCTTGTACTATGTCAGAGGCaattttaatcaattccAGCTTAAAATCATTGTAAATTGTGTCATGTACAAACACCTTGTCAGTACTCATACATATTTGTCCCTTATGTGCCCACGCACTCCAAATTATGTTACCCACAGCTTTTTTAATATCAGCATCTTGACATACAATTGAAACATTTTTGCCACCCAACTCCAATAAACATGGAACCGAGTATTTAGCAGCAGTACAAGCAATTTGCTTCCCGGTTAATGTCGATCCAGTGAAgttgattttctttatgGCCCCTGTAGCTAACAAAGCATCTAAAAACTTTGGATTATCTTCTGGTTTCAAATGAACTAATTGTACGACATTTGCGGGAACTCCGGCTTCAATTAAGCATTTTACCAACAAATATACGGCTCGTGGAGCTTTTTCGGAAGATTTGGCTATTACAGAACAACCAGCTGCTAATGGAGCAAAAATACTTCTAGCACCCAAAATCACTGGTGCATTCCATGGAACAATCGAAAGCACAGGTCCAACAGGCAGTCTAACAGTCAATGCCAATTTGTTGTGCTCTGAATGAAACAATTCACCTTCTGAATTAGATAAATTTCCAATATATTCTTCAAGGTGACCAATagcattatcaatattgaCATTTGCAAACCAATCAGGACCTCCAATCTCCTTGTGTGCctcaataaattcatttttcttctctctCAATATCTCTAAAcatttataaaaaatttctttctttgtaGAAACTGGAGTGTTGGACCATTCTTTAAATCCATTTTTGGAATTCTCTGCAAGTTGGTTTATGATGTTTGAGGAAACTTGTATGTAGCTAAAAGTATGAATCACTTTGTTTGTATCCTCGTGACTGTAAACAGGATGTACAAACTCGGCGTCAGACACTTCTTGACCAGCTATGATAGATGGAATAGTCCTCGATGTCATATTTGTGGTGGGGTCTTTTATGTTTTCAACT
This is a stretch of genomic DNA from Candida dubliniensis CD36 chromosome 1, complete sequence. It encodes these proteins:
- a CDS encoding aldehyde dehydrogenase, putative (similarity to prokaryotic protein;~Similar to C. albicans ALD4;~Similar to Acinetobacter sp. hcaB), which codes for MTSRTIPSIIAGQEVSDAEFVHPVYSHEDTNKVIHTFSYIQVSSNIINQLAENSKNGFKEWSNTPVSTKKEIFYKCLEILREKKNEFIEAHKEIGGPDWFANVNIDNAIGHLEEYIGNLSNSEGELFHSEHNKLALTVRSPVGPVLSIVPWNAPVILGARSIFAPLAAGCSVIAKSSEKAPRAVYLLVKCLIEAGVPANVVQLVHLKPEDNPKFLDALLATGAIKKINFTGSTLTGKQIACTAAKYSVPCLLELGGKNVSIVCQDADIKKAVGNIIWSAWAHKGQICMSTDKVFVHDTIYNDFKSELIKIASDIVQDPDYSIAHRDPLGASKVVELLNDALKKGASLIFGNLDDSEVKKNNVVSPMVLEGVTPEMKINSTESFGPIFAIEKFTDVNAVVDRVNEDDYGLKASIWSSNLMNAIDLAKRIECGGVHINNSSISDESHLPHGGVKSSGNGRFNSKWGVNEFSFIKTITANP